CCCTCTTCGATCTACCACCGATTCATGACCGGGCTGACCGGGGGCAAGATGTCCTCCTCGATCCCCGCGAGTCACATCTCGCTGCTGGACGACCCGGAGGACGGCTACGACAAGGTGAAGGCGGCGACGACCGGCGGCCGGGAAACCGCCGAGGAACAACGCGAGAAAGGCGGGAAGGCCGACGAGTGTCCCGTCTACGAACTCTACGCCTACCTGCTGGCCGGCGACGACGACGAGTTCGCCAAGCGCGTCTACGACGAGTGCGTCGGCGGCGAACGCCTCTGTGGTGACTGCAAGGAACAGGCCGCGCAGTTGATGAAGGACTTCCTCGCGGAACACCAGGAGAAACGCGAGGAAGTCGAAGACCTGCTCGAGAACGCGGACATCGAACTCGAGTCGCCGCGGCGTCGCTGACCCGACGGCGGGACCACGGTACCGACGAGTGCCGACGACCGGTGACCGATCCGAATTCTTTCGGCACCTATTGGAGTTAGGTTTAGCGGCTGGAGAAGATATTTACGCCCTCTCACGAAACGGTGGGTCACGATGGCCCGGCACCCCCGTGACCCGGACGACGAGCGATTGGTCTGTGCCGACGTGCTCGGCGCGTTCGGCGTCACGGCGGCGGACATCAGGCGGGAAGAGGTCAGCGACGAGCGCCTCGAGGCAGTGCTGGCCGAGGTGCTCGCGGACGAGGTCGACCGGACGTCGGTGCTCCGCCGGACGATCACCTGGGGCGACCGCGGCTTCGCCTGTCCGCCGCGGTACTCGCGAGCCGACCTCGCCGGCGAACTCGAGGCCGTCTTCGACGCGATTGGCTGGTCGTTCACGGTCGATCCGGCGGCGGAGGGACTGGAACTCACCGGGACCGATCCGCGCGGTCGGACCCGCGAGGCGACGGTCACCTACCCCGACACGCCGCTGGGAGATCACAACCTCCCCGCCGTCCTGTGGACGATCAACGAGACGATTCTCGCGGGGACGGGTGCCCGATTCGCCCTCCTCTCACCGGGTCGGAAGCGCTGGCGTGCCGGGCTGATCGAAGAGAGCGAACTCGAGCGACTCCGCGATCACTACGGCCCGCGGATCGCGGCGTTCGATCGGCCGCTGTGTCCCGAGGGCGGACTGGCGGCATACGTTTCGACGGAGATAGCCGACGACGCGACCGGGACCGCCGGCGAGAGTCCCGAAAACGGAGGCGATGACGGCGATCCGTGGCCGTCGTGGGCGCTCGAGCGGGACGCTCCTCGATCGGCGGACGCGACCGGGAACGATGAATCAGTCAGCGACGAATCGGGAAGACGAGCGCCGACAGTGCGAAGTATAGGGTCGACGAGCGACGGCTCGAGCGCCCACGACGGCTTCGAACTTCGAGGTTCTCCCTCGGTGTCGCGGAGCGACGACGAGGGCGAGGACGAGAGCGACGTCAGGACGGAGACTGACGACCGAACATCGACCGCGGACGAGTTCGGATCCCTCTCGGGGACCAGTACGACCGCCCGCGTCACGAACGACTCGTTCGGGACCGACGTCGACTGGCAGTCCGAAGACGACCGCTATCAGGCGCTCGGCGCAGCGCTCGGCGCGGGCGGCAGGGTCTCCGTGCGCGGGCTGCTCGAGGACGACGAGTTCCTCCCCGAATTGCCCGCCGTCGAGCCCGAGGAGACCCGCATCGAGTTCGAAGACGAGTTCGATCCCGAGGCCGTTTCCGAGGCGGCCGCAACCGCCGAGGAGTCCGGGTTCGAGTGGGTCGACACCGGGTCGGTCGAGCGGACGCGGGTCTCGAACGGGTAGTGTTACTGGCCGTCCGGGGGAGTCTCGGTCGATCGGCTTCCTGACGCGTCGGACGGGGTCAACACCGGTACCTCGACAGTGACGACCGAACCGCTCGGTTCGTTCGCTGCGAACGTCACGGAACCGCCGGCGAGTTCGGCACCCCACTTGGCCAGCCAGAGGCCGAGCCCGCTCCCGTGTTCCAGCGGCGTCTCGGTCCCGCGTTCGAGCGGCGACCGTTCGTAGTCGTCGATACCGGGGCCGTCGTCCGCGATCCGGACTCGGACCCAGTCGCCGTCCCGCTCGGCCTCGATCCGAACGGAGGGTGCCGAGCCGGAGTTGTGTTCGACGCCGTTTTCGATGAGATTCTCGAAGACGGGCTCGAGGACGGTAGTAACGTAAATCTCGTCCAGATCCCGCTCCCGGTCGATGCGGGCAGCCGGATACTGCTCGCGGACGGTCGCGATGCCATCGTCGAGAAGCGATGCGAGCGGGACGGGATCGGCCGGTTCCCGTCCGCGTTCGAAGAGTTCGATGGTTTCGCGGGCTTTCGTCGCCAGTTCGTCGATCCGACTCGCACTGGCCGTGATTTCGTCGGCCACGCCCCGACTCTCCTCGTCCGCGAGGAGTTCGGCGTAGCTGCTGATGACGTTCGTTTCGGTCCGGATGTTGTGCCTGAAGACGCGGTTCAGGACTTCGTGGCGCTGTTGCTGTCGGACGTGTTCGCTGACGTCGTGAAACGTGATGACGTGACCGATCGTTCGATCGTGAACGTCGGTAATACGAGTCGCCGTCACGTCGTACAGCCGGTCGTCGTGCGGACTCCGGAAGAGGCGTTGTTCCGAAACCGATCCGTCCGTCGGGACGAGCGACTCATCCGGGACGACCTCCCGAAGCGGCCGACCGAGCGCGCACCGGGGCTCCGTTCCGAGAAGCGCTGCACCGGTTTCGTTGCTATCGACGATATGATCGTGTCCGTCCGTGACGATGGCACCGTCGGGCATCCGCTCGAAGAGCAGTCGGCGCGCCCGCGGGTTCGGCGACGGACTCATTCCGAAGAGTCGGAACCGAGTGAGAGCCCCGAGATAGGCGACGCCGGAGATCGAGAACGCGACCGGCGTGGGATCGAGCCCCGGAAGCGGAACGGCGTCCATCAGAAAGAGGACGTTGCTCACCCACGGTGCCAGGATGCCGACGAGGAGCGCCGCGCTCTGGCCCCGGAACGGCAGGGAATCGTTCCAGATCAACCCGAGGAGCGGAACGGACCCGAGCAGTCCGAGCAGGTACGTGTAGGCGGTGATGACCCAGAACCAGGGACCGGGGCTCCGATCGAGCAACGACAGCCCGCCCTCGGTGACCAGCCTCGAGTCGGTATAGAGCAGTGGATTATCGGTGAGTGCGAAGACGACGGTGAGCAGCGGCACGAGCGAGAGGAGCGCCACGTAGCGCGGCCGGACGTACCGATCGCGACCGGTGTACTCCAGGGAAAAAAGCACCCAGCCGACCGGAATGGT
This portion of the Natrinema salinisoli genome encodes:
- a CDS encoding histidine kinase N-terminal 7TM domain-containing protein → MAFVPILSGVLLVTIAIGTAAALIAWRERPEPGAVPLVVLLAGQCWWSAFLIFDLEASTLGAKVFWANLRWIGVVTIPVGWVLFSLEYTGRDRYVRPRYVALLSLVPLLTVVFALTDNPLLYTDSRLVTEGGLSLLDRSPGPWFWVITAYTYLLGLLGSVPLLGLIWNDSLPFRGQSAALLVGILAPWVSNVLFLMDAVPLPGLDPTPVAFSISGVAYLGALTRFRLFGMSPSPNPRARRLLFERMPDGAIVTDGHDHIVDSNETGAALLGTEPRCALGRPLREVVPDESLVPTDGSVSEQRLFRSPHDDRLYDVTATRITDVHDRTIGHVITFHDVSEHVRQQQRHEVLNRVFRHNIRTETNVISSYAELLADEESRGVADEITASASRIDELATKARETIELFERGREPADPVPLASLLDDGIATVREQYPAARIDRERDLDEIYVTTVLEPVFENLIENGVEHNSGSAPSVRIEAERDGDWVRVRIADDGPGIDDYERSPLERGTETPLEHGSGLGLWLAKWGAELAGGSVTFAANEPSGSVVTVEVPVLTPSDASGSRSTETPPDGQ